One window of uncultured Methanoregula sp. genomic DNA carries:
- a CDS encoding transcription initiation factor IIB produces MQEIEKLKVLQSEREALKSRTKQKEQEKKAENHTETVCPECGGRQLVHDYERAELVCQGCGLVIDDDFIDRGPEWRAFDHDQRMKRSRVGAPMTFTIHDKGLSTMIDWRNRDSYGRAISSKNRAQLYRLRKWQRRIRVSNATERNLAFALSELDRMASALGLPRNVRETAAVVYRDAVDKNLIRGRSIEGVAAAALYAACRQCSVPRTLDEIAEVSRVSRKEIGRTYRFISRELGLKLLPTSPIDYVPRFCSGLTLKGEVQSRAVEILRQAGERELTSGRGPTGVAAAAIYISSILGGERRTQREVAEVAGVTEVTIRNRYKELAEKLDIEIIL; encoded by the coding sequence ATGCAGGAAATTGAAAAATTAAAAGTTCTCCAGTCCGAGCGGGAAGCCCTCAAATCCCGTACAAAACAGAAAGAGCAGGAGAAAAAAGCAGAGAATCATACCGAAACGGTCTGTCCTGAGTGCGGGGGCAGGCAGCTCGTGCACGACTATGAGCGGGCAGAACTGGTCTGCCAGGGCTGCGGGCTTGTTATTGACGACGATTTCATAGACCGAGGCCCGGAATGGCGTGCCTTCGACCACGACCAGCGGATGAAGCGGTCCCGTGTCGGCGCCCCGATGACCTTTACGATCCACGACAAGGGTCTCTCCACCATGATCGACTGGCGCAACCGGGACTCGTACGGCAGGGCAATCTCCTCCAAGAACCGGGCCCAGCTCTACCGTCTCCGCAAGTGGCAGCGCCGGATCCGTGTCAGCAATGCAACCGAGCGTAACCTTGCATTCGCCCTTTCGGAACTGGACCGGATGGCTTCCGCACTGGGTCTCCCGCGAAACGTGCGTGAGACCGCTGCGGTCGTGTACCGTGATGCGGTCGACAAGAACCTGATCCGCGGCCGGAGTATCGAAGGTGTCGCAGCCGCAGCTCTCTACGCGGCCTGCCGGCAGTGCAGCGTGCCCCGTACCCTCGATGAGATCGCAGAAGTGTCCCGTGTCTCGAGAAAAGAGATCGGCAGGACCTACCGGTTCATCTCCCGTGAGCTGGGCTTGAAGCTCCTTCCGACCTCACCCATCGATTACGTGCCCCGGTTCTGCTCCGGCCTCACCCTCAAGGGCGAGGTCCAGAGCCGTGCCGTGGAGATCCTCCGCCAGGCCGGCGAGCGGGAACTGACCAGCGGCAGGGGCCCGACCGGTGTCGCGGCAGCAGCCATCTACATATCTTCCATCCTTGGCGGCGAGCGGCGCACCCAGCGGGAAGTTGCAGAAGTGGCGGGAGTCACGGAAGTAACCATCCGGAACCGGTACAAGGAACTGGCAGAGAAACTCGACATCGAGATTATTCTCTAA
- a CDS encoding class I SAM-dependent methyltransferase produces MTSGAKPAEPSRPTRRSHHHDVFSASRAGHLDTPFRMFLYHPERLAERYVKPGYRVLDFGCGPGFFTREFAKRVGENGQVYSVDLQEEMLGILRTKLEPEGLLPRIRTHRCEPDAINLPSDLNGTFDAAFTIFVVHEVPDPARLFREIAALLKPGGTLFYTEPPVIVSGREFRENLALAEEAGFLQVSRSLFFVNRAAGLRKG; encoded by the coding sequence ATGACCTCTGGTGCAAAACCCGCTGAGCCATCCCGTCCAACCAGACGTTCCCATCACCACGATGTTTTTTCCGCATCCCGTGCCGGACATCTCGATACGCCCTTCCGGATGTTCCTCTATCACCCGGAGCGCCTCGCGGAGCGGTACGTGAAGCCCGGTTACCGCGTGCTTGATTTCGGTTGCGGCCCCGGGTTCTTTACCCGCGAGTTTGCAAAACGGGTCGGGGAGAACGGGCAGGTCTATTCCGTTGACCTCCAGGAGGAGATGCTTGGGATCCTGCGGACTAAGCTGGAGCCGGAAGGACTCCTGCCGCGGATCAGGACGCACCGGTGCGAGCCGGACGCCATCAACCTGCCATCCGACCTGAACGGGACCTTTGATGCGGCATTCACCATCTTCGTTGTCCACGAAGTGCCGGACCCGGCCCGGCTGTTCCGGGAGATCGCCGCTCTCCTAAAACCGGGTGGCACACTCTTCTATACCGAACCCCCGGTCATCGTGTCAGGCAGGGAGTTCCGGGAGAACCTTGCACTGGCAGAGGAGGCCGGGTTCCTGCAGGTCAGCCGGTCACTCTTCTTCGTGAACCGGGCGGCGGGGCTGAGGAAAGGGTGA
- a CDS encoding CDGSH iron-sulfur domain-containing protein, whose product MTGQKPSSDTSPEDRMRIVVSRDGPYIVSGGVPLITEEICNDDEGYCRKWREVTRHPVQEQYALCRCGHSKNKPFCDGTHAKIHFNGTETAGSEPYLRHPKVIRGPELELDDYEGLCVHARFCMRAGGIWNLTKKSDIPEAKDTAIEEACNCPSGRLVIRDRKTGEAVEPELEKSIVVIEYPAKGEHGPLWVRGGIPVVSADGKPYTVRNRITLCRCGKSHNKPFCDGSHIER is encoded by the coding sequence GTGACCGGGCAGAAACCTTCCTCCGATACATCGCCCGAAGACAGGATGCGCATCGTGGTCAGCAGGGACGGGCCGTATATCGTGTCCGGGGGAGTCCCGCTCATTACCGAGGAGATCTGCAATGATGACGAGGGTTACTGCAGGAAATGGAGGGAGGTTACCCGGCATCCGGTGCAGGAGCAGTATGCCCTGTGCCGGTGCGGTCATTCGAAGAACAAACCGTTCTGCGACGGGACGCACGCGAAGATCCATTTCAACGGAACCGAGACTGCCGGCAGCGAACCGTATCTCCGCCACCCGAAGGTTATCCGGGGCCCGGAGCTGGAACTGGACGATTACGAAGGTCTTTGCGTCCATGCCCGGTTCTGCATGCGGGCAGGCGGGATCTGGAACCTGACAAAGAAGTCGGACATCCCGGAGGCAAAAGATACGGCAATCGAAGAGGCGTGCAACTGCCCGTCGGGCCGGCTCGTTATCCGGGACCGGAAGACGGGAGAAGCAGTAGAGCCGGAACTCGAAAAATCGATTGTCGTCATCGAGTATCCTGCGAAGGGAGAGCACGGGCCGCTCTGGGTCCGGGGCGGTATCCCGGTCGTGTCTGCCGACGGCAAACCGTACACGGTCAGGAACCGGATAACGCTTTGCCGGTGCGGGAAATCGCACAACAAGCCGTTCTGCGACGGGAGCCACATAGAGCGGTGA
- a CDS encoding isochorismatase family protein has product MPNPKDGKLELLSDENSALVLVDFQPAMFAGVASGDKTIIRNAAYCAAKAASILNVPVVLSAIGPQRNGEFIADITRLFPGQEVYARAVPSFDAFEDEKTWNAFKKTGRKKVVISGLWTSMCFAYTALHALREGYEVYGLVDAAGDSTPVAHKYGIERMLQAGVIPITVESLVSEWMHDWGNPKSMDLVKEVYSKYGAMIGLGMP; this is encoded by the coding sequence ATGCCAAATCCAAAAGACGGAAAACTGGAACTGCTGAGCGACGAGAACAGCGCACTGGTCCTCGTTGACTTTCAGCCGGCGATGTTTGCCGGCGTTGCATCGGGAGATAAGACCATCATCCGGAATGCGGCATATTGCGCAGCAAAGGCTGCAAGTATCCTGAATGTCCCGGTCGTGCTGTCGGCCATAGGCCCTCAGAGGAACGGGGAGTTCATTGCAGATATCACCCGGCTGTTTCCCGGCCAGGAAGTGTATGCCCGGGCGGTTCCCAGCTTCGATGCGTTCGAGGATGAAAAGACCTGGAACGCGTTTAAGAAGACCGGCCGGAAGAAAGTGGTGATCTCGGGGCTCTGGACCAGCATGTGCTTTGCCTACACGGCACTCCACGCGCTGAGGGAGGGATACGAGGTGTACGGGCTGGTAGACGCGGCAGGAGATTCGACACCCGTTGCCCACAAGTACGGTATCGAACGGATGCTGCAGGCCGGTGTTATTCCCATCACCGTCGAGTCGCTTGTTTCGGAATGGATGCATGACTGGGGCAACCCGAAATCCATGGACCTGGTTAAGGAAGTGTATTCAAAGTACGGGGCCATGATCGGGCTCGGGATGCCGTGA
- the lysS gene encoding lysine--tRNA ligase: MTSPTENTLFDQTRIDKIHALREKGLSMFPPTFDRRNTVLEIKTKYADITHDKSADSVSTAGRIYIVRNHGKTIFADLGDESGKIQLYIRKNDLGEEQFELFNQYVERGDIVGVEGHVFRTKLGEITIWVDSFTLLCKAVCSLPEKFHGLKDIEKRYRQRYVDLIVNDENRQTFRNRSRIVSLLRRYLDDNGFLEFETPILQPVYGGANARPFTTYHNFLDQKLFLRIAPELYLKRLVVGGFERVFEISRNFRNEGVDADHNPEFTMVEIYWVYRDFRDMMELTENIVTSIIQSVHGKLEIPFGEITLNFNKPWKKISMADAVKEMGGIDIFAHSVEELRRLAHEHKIDDPDKPQSQREYLIAFFEGLVEEKLIQPTFIYDYPVENSPLAKRHREKEGFTERFELFIAGMEVGNGFSELNDPVDQKERFEAQDEKRRQGDVEAQMIDYDFINAIGYGMPPTGGVGIGIDRLVMLLTNNNSIKEVILFPSMKTLQPGEGEEEEGDEKTPKTGN, from the coding sequence ATGACCAGCCCCACCGAGAATACCCTCTTTGACCAGACACGGATCGACAAGATCCATGCCCTTCGCGAGAAGGGCCTGTCCATGTTCCCCCCAACCTTTGACCGCAGGAACACGGTCCTTGAGATCAAGACCAAATACGCAGATATCACCCACGACAAGAGCGCTGACAGCGTATCGACCGCGGGCAGGATCTATATCGTGCGGAACCATGGCAAGACGATCTTTGCCGACCTCGGGGACGAGAGCGGCAAGATCCAGCTCTATATCCGCAAGAACGATCTCGGGGAGGAGCAGTTCGAACTCTTCAACCAGTATGTCGAGCGGGGAGACATTGTCGGTGTCGAGGGGCACGTCTTCCGGACAAAACTGGGCGAGATCACCATCTGGGTGGATTCCTTCACCCTCCTCTGCAAGGCGGTCTGTTCCCTGCCGGAGAAGTTCCACGGGTTAAAAGACATCGAGAAGCGCTACCGCCAGCGGTACGTGGACCTGATCGTGAACGACGAAAACCGGCAGACCTTCCGGAACCGGAGCCGCATCGTATCACTCCTCCGCAGGTACCTCGACGACAATGGCTTCCTGGAATTCGAGACGCCCATCCTCCAGCCGGTGTATGGTGGGGCAAATGCCCGGCCGTTCACCACCTACCACAATTTCCTCGACCAGAAACTCTTCCTCCGGATCGCACCTGAGCTGTACCTGAAACGGCTCGTGGTCGGGGGATTCGAGCGGGTCTTTGAGATCTCCCGGAACTTCCGGAACGAGGGGGTTGATGCCGACCATAACCCCGAGTTCACGATGGTGGAGATCTACTGGGTATACCGCGACTTCCGGGACATGATGGAGCTCACTGAGAACATTGTCACCTCCATCATCCAGTCGGTCCATGGCAAACTCGAGATCCCGTTCGGCGAGATCACCCTGAACTTCAACAAGCCATGGAAGAAGATCTCGATGGCGGATGCGGTCAAGGAGATGGGCGGGATCGATATCTTTGCCCATTCGGTCGAAGAACTCCGCAGGCTTGCCCACGAGCATAAGATTGACGACCCGGACAAGCCGCAGTCCCAGCGCGAGTATCTCATCGCGTTCTTCGAAGGGCTCGTCGAGGAGAAGCTCATCCAGCCGACCTTCATCTACGACTACCCGGTCGAGAACTCACCGCTTGCCAAGCGCCACCGCGAGAAGGAAGGCTTCACTGAGCGGTTCGAACTCTTCATTGCCGGCATGGAGGTGGGGAATGGCTTCTCGGAGCTCAACGACCCGGTCGACCAGAAAGAGCGGTTCGAAGCCCAGGACGAGAAGCGGCGGCAGGGCGATGTCGAGGCCCAGATGATCGACTACGATTTCATCAACGCCATCGGCTACGGCATGCCCCCGACCGGCGGGGTCGGAATCGGTATCGACCGGCTCGTGATGCTTCTCACCAACAACAACTCGATCAAGGAAGTCATCCTCTTCCCCTCAATGAAAACCCTGCAGCCGGGCGAGGGAGAGGAAGAAGAAGGAGACGAGAAAACGCCCAAAACAGGGAACTGA
- a CDS encoding NAD(P)/FAD-dependent oxidoreductase, whose amino-acid sequence MIVILGGGPAGRIASIRLASAGKDVTLVEHGTIGGQCLHYGCMPVCALNDVARLLQTAGTCKALGITDSVPKIDFPVMLREMGKVQATITSVLDKETREAGVRILYGNEGRFDGKQVVVADEPLPAEAVILATGSRPNIPDIPGIGCPGVFTPHTLRQMDCLPERLVIIGGGVIAAEFAYIFSQFGSQVTVLSRSRFLRAVDEHIRKRAFRELAGVAIREQAEVLSMEQEEGRLCLNIREESGQTRFDCNAVLLAAGLLPRSEMLSGVAKRPNGEVIVDEHMQTNLPGIYACGDLTGPPFLTPVARHQGIVAADNILGKPRTMDYSAIPRSINLGYELAFCTDGSTTAKPLVMPGPAGPGTFWSVPDSNTGLAKIMVEADGSISGICSASPGGGLIAGYMAFLMKRNFSVHDFEDFIEVHPSTDGVYGLAKYASEILKKRNGA is encoded by the coding sequence ATGATCGTTATTCTCGGGGGAGGCCCGGCCGGAAGGATCGCCTCGATCCGGCTTGCTTCGGCAGGAAAGGATGTGACCCTTGTAGAACACGGGACTATCGGCGGGCAGTGCCTCCATTACGGCTGCATGCCGGTCTGTGCCCTCAACGATGTCGCCCGCCTGCTCCAGACCGCAGGCACCTGCAAGGCACTGGGGATCACGGACTCGGTCCCGAAGATCGACTTCCCCGTCATGCTCCGCGAGATGGGAAAGGTCCAGGCAACCATCACGTCCGTTCTCGACAAGGAGACCCGGGAGGCCGGGGTCCGGATCCTGTACGGGAACGAGGGCAGGTTTGACGGAAAACAAGTGGTAGTGGCGGATGAGCCCCTGCCGGCAGAAGCGGTTATCCTTGCCACGGGTTCCCGCCCGAATATCCCGGATATCCCGGGGATCGGGTGCCCGGGGGTATTCACCCCCCACACCCTCCGGCAGATGGATTGCCTGCCGGAGCGGCTTGTCATCATCGGGGGAGGGGTGATAGCCGCCGAGTTTGCATATATCTTCTCCCAATTCGGGAGCCAGGTAACGGTTCTCTCCCGCAGCAGGTTCCTCAGGGCTGTCGACGAACACATCAGGAAGCGGGCATTCCGGGAACTTGCAGGTGTTGCCATAAGGGAGCAGGCCGAAGTCCTGTCCATGGAGCAGGAAGAAGGGCGGCTATGCCTGAATATAAGGGAAGAGAGCGGGCAGACCAGGTTCGATTGCAACGCCGTCCTGCTCGCAGCAGGGCTTCTTCCCCGCTCGGAGATGCTCTCGGGCGTGGCAAAGAGGCCAAACGGTGAAGTGATTGTTGACGAACACATGCAGACGAACCTGCCCGGGATCTATGCCTGCGGGGACCTGACCGGCCCGCCGTTCCTGACACCGGTCGCCCGCCACCAGGGGATCGTGGCTGCCGACAATATTCTCGGGAAGCCCCGGACAATGGATTATTCCGCCATTCCCCGGTCCATCAATCTCGGGTACGAGCTGGCGTTCTGCACGGACGGCAGTACTACTGCAAAACCGCTCGTCATGCCCGGTCCTGCCGGGCCGGGCACGTTCTGGTCGGTGCCTGATTCCAATACCGGTCTTGCCAAGATCATGGTAGAGGCTGACGGTTCCATCAGCGGCATCTGCTCTGCTTCCCCGGGCGGGGGGCTGATTGCCGGCTACATGGCATTCCTGATGAAACGCAATTTCTCGGTCCATGATTTCGAGGATTTCATCGAAGTCCACCCGTCAACGGACGGCGTATACGGGCTTGCGAAATACGCCTCAGAGATCTTAAAAAAGCGCAACGGTGCATAA
- a CDS encoding DUF128 domain-containing protein produces MALPLKFVNHNIEDFAIQVTFDPVKGEGNVVYNLSLIKNEDLEFAISILKDAYKTGVSVSGLVKFVESGKKIADFTIPAGCTGICTICSITFDGLLIRRGIPVNPIGGGIVEIENRTPIRFTHIILYEYTTIDPLQVLMSQKTTSVTNVMRKGSGNILANVREFHMEAEPVVGMVLDELSGSSYSGILEVGVPNVPLLGVPVNPQYVAIAAIGGTNPMAAIREGDRWVQTQAMKGLMDITEMVEIRDF; encoded by the coding sequence ATGGCACTTCCCCTCAAGTTCGTGAATCACAATATCGAAGATTTTGCCATCCAGGTCACGTTCGATCCCGTAAAAGGGGAGGGAAACGTGGTTTACAACCTGTCCCTGATAAAAAACGAGGATCTGGAATTTGCGATCTCCATTCTCAAGGATGCATACAAAACAGGCGTCAGTGTCAGCGGCCTGGTAAAATTTGTTGAGTCCGGGAAAAAGATTGCGGATTTCACGATCCCTGCGGGGTGCACGGGGATCTGTACCATATGCAGCATCACGTTCGACGGGCTCCTGATCCGGCGGGGGATACCCGTCAACCCCATTGGGGGAGGGATCGTGGAGATCGAGAACCGTACCCCGATCCGCTTCACCCACATCATCCTGTATGAGTATACAACGATCGATCCGCTCCAGGTGCTTATGTCCCAGAAGACCACGTCGGTGACAAACGTGATGCGCAAGGGAAGCGGGAATATTCTTGCCAATGTCCGGGAGTTCCATATGGAAGCTGAACCTGTTGTTGGCATGGTTCTCGATGAACTCTCAGGCAGCAGCTACTCGGGAATCCTTGAAGTGGGCGTACCCAATGTTCCCCTGCTCGGTGTTCCCGTGAACCCCCAGTACGTTGCGATCGCAGCAATCGGCGGGACGAACCCGATGGCCGCCATCCGGGAAGGGGACCGGTGGGTGCAGACCCAGGCCATGAAAGGCCTCATGGATATTACAGAAATGGTAGAGATCCGGGATTTCTGA
- a CDS encoding S-layer protein produces the protein MNFPKAILIFLVLSLLCIVPAMGLTTYTGGSPQMAVVVSGTNQFLPGQNATITLVVQNRGVNSMANSWTGNAAWQGSGNIARDDVPTTAKMVMVGLSSGTAPIVIKSDPQNIGDITAMASKTVPISAKITANATEGEYQLPVTIGYTYLAQSTELAADTLQSTYVQKNETFPITIRIKSQVRIDVLEAVPDHISVGTSGYLNLTIKNIGIEDGKKATVKILRNGQSPIIPTDSSVFVGDFPRGGTVTCRYKVGISKDAENQTYPVDVVVTYENREGDIVTSAADTVGIPVENKLSFSVTSGNATVVQGSDTVISVRYRNDGVFTAYNAQARLSAVDPFSSTDNIAYIGDIKPGESAVAQYKVSSGSDAPPGSYSLDNEVRYRDSLDNSQVSDTFKVPIQIVPKPASSSITQMLLIIIVIVLIGAGAGYYVLVMRKKK, from the coding sequence ATGAATTTTCCAAAAGCAATCCTCATTTTTCTCGTGTTGTCGCTTCTCTGCATAGTGCCAGCGATGGGGCTGACAACCTATACCGGGGGAAGTCCCCAGATGGCGGTAGTGGTCTCGGGAACCAACCAGTTCCTGCCGGGGCAGAATGCCACTATCACCCTTGTCGTGCAGAACCGCGGGGTGAACTCCATGGCAAACTCCTGGACCGGGAATGCTGCCTGGCAGGGGAGTGGAAATATTGCGCGGGATGATGTTCCGACAACTGCAAAGATGGTGATGGTGGGACTTTCTTCCGGGACTGCACCCATCGTCATAAAATCAGATCCCCAGAATATTGGCGATATCACAGCAATGGCTTCCAAGACCGTGCCGATCTCCGCGAAGATCACCGCCAATGCCACGGAAGGGGAGTACCAGCTCCCCGTAACCATAGGATATACGTACCTGGCACAGTCTACGGAGCTTGCTGCAGATACTCTCCAGTCCACGTATGTCCAGAAAAACGAGACCTTCCCGATCACGATCCGGATCAAATCCCAGGTCAGGATAGATGTCCTCGAAGCGGTGCCGGATCATATCAGCGTTGGTACCAGCGGTTACCTGAACCTGACCATCAAAAATATCGGTATTGAAGATGGGAAGAAGGCGACCGTTAAGATCCTCCGCAATGGCCAGAGCCCGATCATCCCGACGGACAGCAGCGTCTTTGTCGGGGATTTCCCCAGGGGCGGGACGGTCACCTGCAGGTACAAGGTAGGTATTTCGAAGGATGCGGAGAACCAGACCTATCCGGTTGATGTTGTCGTCACCTACGAGAACCGGGAAGGCGATATCGTAACCTCGGCTGCGGACACCGTCGGGATCCCGGTTGAGAACAAGCTCTCTTTCTCGGTAACTTCAGGAAATGCAACGGTTGTCCAGGGATCTGACACTGTCATCAGCGTCAGGTACCGGAACGACGGGGTATTCACTGCATACAATGCACAGGCCCGGCTCTCCGCGGTCGACCCGTTCTCCAGTACTGACAATATCGCCTATATCGGTGATATTAAACCGGGGGAGTCGGCAGTTGCCCAGTACAAGGTGAGTTCAGGCAGCGATGCCCCCCCTGGCTCGTATTCCCTTGACAATGAAGTAAGGTACCGCGACTCGCTGGACAACAGCCAGGTCTCGGACACGTTCAAGGTACCGATCCAGATTGTGCCTAAACCCGCTTCCAGCAGTATCACCCAGATGCTGCTGATAATCATTGTCATCGTCCTGATCGGGGCCGGCGCCGGGTATTATGTACTTGTAATGAGAAAGAAGAAGTGA
- a CDS encoding glucose-6-phosphate isomerase family protein, with the protein MLGWDGELPPAGVRTIGEMRPVLADPFCACSDPLYFMYRDLARSDADWQWLHAHNLRYDLTVIPPRDLCGEWVKTKGHYHPKNPAGVGYPEIYEVLEGEAHYLLQSRSLSDVVLITAAKGDVVVIPPGYGHITINPSKNEILSMANIVSTAFESEYGEYESNHGAAYYELSSGEIRKNPHYPPVPAVRILPPKTGRGNHRICKGPLYDLIGNSSAVEFLNYPEKYLAVFEILLKE; encoded by the coding sequence ATGCTTGGATGGGACGGGGAGCTGCCACCCGCGGGAGTACGGACCATCGGGGAGATGCGCCCCGTCCTTGCCGATCCTTTTTGTGCGTGCAGCGATCCCCTTTATTTTATGTACCGCGATCTGGCCAGGTCAGATGCGGACTGGCAGTGGCTCCATGCCCACAACCTGCGGTATGACCTCACCGTCATTCCCCCCCGCGATCTCTGCGGCGAATGGGTCAAGACCAAGGGGCACTACCACCCGAAAAACCCGGCCGGTGTCGGCTATCCGGAGATCTATGAAGTGCTTGAAGGAGAGGCCCACTACCTCCTCCAGTCACGCTCCCTTTCCGATGTTGTCCTGATCACTGCAGCAAAGGGCGATGTCGTGGTCATTCCCCCCGGTTACGGACATATCACCATCAACCCGTCCAAAAATGAGATCCTCTCTATGGCCAACATTGTTTCCACGGCTTTCGAGAGCGAGTACGGGGAATACGAGAGCAACCACGGCGCAGCGTACTATGAGCTCTCTTCAGGCGAGATCCGGAAAAATCCCCATTACCCCCCTGTTCCGGCAGTCCGGATCCTTCCGCCAAAGACCGGCCGGGGAAACCACCGGATCTGCAAAGGGCCTCTCTACGACCTTATAGGGAACAGCAGTGCCGTGGAGTTCCTCAACTACCCGGAGAAGTACCTGGCTGTTTTTGAGATACTGCTAAAAGAGTAG
- a CDS encoding NAD+ synthase: MMCRDGDLGCRMGQVEQMIRYAYWNTGCKGIVIGLSGGIDSAVAAAFCCRAIGPANVLGLSLPTSVSNPADTKDAAELCSMLNMTHQVIDIEPMLSAYRSMPEFRESPYLLGNLMARIRMTVLYYHANRDNRIVCGTSNRSEYMLGYCTKYGDNAADIQPILHLYKTEVCMVARELGIPEPILTKPPSAGLWEGQSDEREIGLTYAEIDAALKALENHDWKAESSTEEKVLVLVQKSAHKRLAPPTLLAVSQKQPGTSPGS, from the coding sequence ATGATGTGCAGGGACGGCGATCTGGGATGCAGGATGGGCCAGGTGGAACAGATGATCCGGTACGCGTACTGGAACACGGGATGCAAAGGGATCGTTATCGGCCTCTCCGGGGGGATCGATTCCGCGGTTGCGGCGGCATTCTGCTGCCGGGCAATAGGCCCCGCAAACGTCCTTGGCCTCTCCCTTCCCACGAGCGTCAGCAATCCCGCTGATACAAAGGATGCAGCAGAACTCTGCTCCATGCTCAACATGACCCACCAAGTGATCGATATCGAGCCCATGCTCTCCGCATACCGGAGTATGCCGGAGTTCCGGGAGTCGCCGTACCTGCTCGGCAACCTGATGGCCCGCATCCGCATGACGGTCCTGTATTACCATGCAAACCGGGACAACCGGATCGTCTGCGGCACCTCCAACCGGAGCGAGTACATGCTCGGCTACTGTACCAAATATGGGGACAATGCTGCGGACATCCAGCCGATCCTGCACCTGTACAAGACCGAGGTCTGCATGGTTGCCCGGGAACTCGGGATTCCCGAGCCCATCCTCACAAAACCCCCGTCGGCAGGCCTCTGGGAAGGGCAGAGCGATGAGCGGGAGATCGGCCTCACTTACGCGGAGATCGATGCAGCACTAAAAGCTCTCGAAAACCACGACTGGAAAGCAGAATCTTCCACCGAGGAAAAGGTTCTCGTACTTGTGCAGAAGAGCGCACACAAGCGCCTGGCCCCGCCTACTCTTTTAGCAGTATCTCAAAAACAGCCAGGTACTTCTCCGGGTAGTTGA